The Elephas maximus indicus isolate mEleMax1 chromosome 11, mEleMax1 primary haplotype, whole genome shotgun sequence genome contains the following window.
tttatagaagcagataactaggtcttctcccatggagctgctgggtgggttcgaactgctgatctttcagttagcagctcagtgcttaaccattgcactaccagagctcctgtCTGTAATATTATGCCTCCAAAATTGTGTGTAATCAGTGACAGAGGTTAAAAGACTCATTTAAGAAAAAGGTGCTGAAAGATTGTGGATTTTCCTGGGCAGGTTTTGACAGACCCTCTCAGTCTCAAGATATGAAAGTTACACTGATATGGAATGAGATTTTAATAGGGCTTGGAGATCCTAATTCTCTTATTAATGAGAGTCTCTAGGCTCCAGACCCTCTGACCacaatagagtttttttttaattaacttttattaagcttcaagtgaacgtttacaaatccaatcagtctgtcacatataagtttacatacatcttactccctattcccacttgctctcccccattcagtcagccctttcagtctctcctttcgtgacaattttgccagcttccctctctctctatcctcccatcccccctccagacaagagttgccaacacactctcaagtgtccacctgatttaattagctcactcttcatcagcatctctctccccctagctgaccagtccctttcatgtctgatgagttgtctttggggatggttcttgtcctgtgccaacagaaggtctggggagcattgctgccgggattcctctagtctcagtcagaccattaagtatggtctttttatgagaatttggggtctgcatcccactgatctcctgctccctcgggagttctctgttgtgctccctgtcagggcagtcatcgattgtggccgggcaccaactagttcttctggtctcaggatgatgtaggtctctggttcatgtggccctttctgtctcttgggctcttagttgtcgtgtgaccttggtgttcttcattctcctttgctccaggtgggttgagaccaattgctgcatcttagatggccgcttgttagcatttaagaccccagacgccacatttcaaagtgggatgcagaatgttttcataatagaattattttgccaattgacttagaagtcccctcaaaccatgttccccagacccccgcccttgctccgctgacctttgaagcattcattttatcctggaaacttctttgcttttggtccagtccaattgagctgaccttccatgtattgagtgttgtctttcccttcacctaaagcagttcttatctactgattaatcaataaaaaaccatctccctccctccctcccttcccccttcgtaaccacaaaagtatgtgttcttctcaggtttactatttctcaagatcttataatagtggtcttatacaatatttgtccttttgcctctgactaatttcgctcagcataatgccttccaggttcctccatgttatgaaatgtttcacagattcgtcactgttctttattgatgcgtagtattccattgtgtgaatataccacaatttatttacccattcatccgttgacggacaccttggttgcttccagctttttgctattgtaaacagagctgcaataaacatgggtgtgcatatatctgtctgtgtgaaggctcttgtatctctagggtatattctgaggagtgggatttctgggttgtatggtagttctatttctaactgtttaagataacgtcagatagatttccatagtggttgtaccattttacgttcccgccagcagtgtataagagttccaatctctccgcagcctctccaacatttattattttgtgttttttggattaatgccagccttgttggtgtgagatggaatctcatcgtagttttaatttgcatttctctaatggctaatgatcgagagcattttctcatgtatctgttggctgcctgaatatcttctttagtgaaatgtgtgttcatatcctttgcccacttcttgattgggttgtttgtctttttgtggttgagttttgacaaaatcatgtagattttagagatcaggcgctggtttgagatgtcatagctgaaaattctttcccagtctgtaggtggtctttttactcttttggagaagtctttagatgagcataggtgtttgatttttaagagctcccagttatctggtttctcttcatcatttttggtaatgttttgtattctgtttatgccttgtattagggctcctagggttgtccctattttttcttccatgatctttatcgttttagtctttatgtttaggtctttgatccacttggagttagtttttgtgcatggtgtgaggtatgggtcctgtttcatttttttgcaaatggatatccagttatgccagcaccatttgttaaaaagactatcttttccccaattaactgacactggtcctttgtcaaatatcagctgctcatacgtggatggatttatatctgggttctcaattctgttccattggtctatgtgcctgttgttgtaccagtaccaggctgtttcgactactgtggctgcataataggttctgaaatcaggtagagtgaggcctcccactttcttcttctttttcagtaatgctttgcttatccaggggttctttcccttccatatgaaattggtgatttgtttctctatccccttaaaatatgacattggaatttggatcggaagtgcattatatgtatagatggcttttggtagaatagacatttttactatgttaagtcttcctatccatgagcaaggtatgtttttccacttaagtatgtccttttgaatttcttgtagtagagctttgtagttttctttgtataggtcttttacatccttggtaagatttattcctaagtattttatcttcttgggggctactgtgaatggtattgattttgttatttcctctttggtgtcctttttgttgatgtagaggaatccaagtgatttttgtatgtttattttataacctgagactctgccaaactcttctattagtttcagtagttttctggaggattccttggggttttttgtgtataagatcacgtcatctgcaaatagtgataactttacttcctccttgccaatcccgatacgctttatttctttgtctagcctaattgccctggctaggacttcaagtacgatgttgaataagagcggtaataaagggcatccttgtctggttcccgttctcaagggaaatgctttcaggttctctccatttagagtgatattggctgttggctttgcatagatgccctttattatgttgaggaattttccttcaattcctattttggtaagagtttttatcataaatgggtgttggactttgtcaaatgtcttttctgcatcaattgataagatcatgtggtttttatcttttgttttatttatgtgatggattacattaatggtttttctgatattaaaccagctttgcatacctggtataaatcccacttgatcatggtgaattatttttttgatgtgttgttggattctattggctagaattttgttgaggatttttgcatctatgttcatgagggatataggtctataattttctttttttgtaatgtctttacctggttttggtatcagggagatggtggcttcatagaatgagttgggtagtattccttcttgttctatgctttgaaataccttcagtagtagtggtgttaactcttctctgaaggtttggtagaactctgcagtgaagcagtccgggccagggcttttttttgttggaagttttttgattaccgtttcaatctctttttttgttatgggtctatttagttgttctacttctgaatgtgttagtttaggtaggtagtgtttttccaagaattcatcgatttcttctaggttttcaaatttgttagagtacaatttttcgtagtaatctgaaatgattcttttaatttcatttggttctgttgtgatgtggtccttctcgtttcttattcaggttatttgtttcctttcctgtatttctatagtcagtctagccaatggtttatcaattttgttaattttttcaaagaaccagcttttggctttgttaattctttcaattgtttttctgttctctaattcatttagttcagctctaatttttattatttgttttcttctggtgcctgatgggttcttttgttgctcactttctatttgttcaagttgtcgggacagttctctgattttggctctttcttctttttgtatgtgtgcatttatcaatataaattggcctctgagcactgcttttgctgtgtcccagaggttttgataggaagtattttcattctcgttgcattctatgaatttccttattccctccttaatgtcttctataacccagtcttttttcaggagggtattgttcattttccaagtatttgatttcttttccctagtttttctgttattgatttctagttttatcgccttgtggtctgagaagatgctttgtaatatttcgatgttttggactctgcaaaggtttgttttatgacctaatatgtggtctattccagagaatgttccatgtgcgctagaaaaaaaagtatattttgcagcagttgggtggagagttctgtataagtcaatgaggtcaagttggttgattgttgtaattaggtcttccgtgtctctattgagcttcttactggatgtcctgtccttctccgaaagtggtgtgttgaagtctcctactataattgtggaggtgtctatctcgcttttcaattctgctaaaatttgatttatgtatcttgcagccctgtcattgggtgcataaatatttaatatggttatgtcttcctgatcaattgtcccttttatcattatatagtgtccctctttatcctttgtggtggatttaagtctaaagtctattttgtcagaaattaatattgctactcctcttcttttttgcttattgtttgcttgatatatttttttccatcctttgagttttagtttgtttgtgtctctaagtctaaggtgtgtctcttgtaggcagcatatagatggatcatgtttctttatccagtctgtgactctctgtctctttattggtgcatttagtccatttacattcagcgtaatgatagataaataagtgtttagtgctgtcattttgatgccttttcatgtgtgtgttggccatttcatttttccacatacttttttgtgctgagacatttttcttagtaaattgtgagatcctcattttcatagtgtttgactttatgttagttgagtcgttacgttttccttggcttttatcttgagttatggagttgttatacctttttgtggttaccttattatctacccctatttttctaagtaaaagcctaacctgtattgttctatatcgccttgtatcactctccatctggcagttcaatgcctcctgtatttagtccctctttttgattattgtgatcttttacctattgacttccatgattccctgttatgtgtattgttttatttatttatttttaattaatcttaatttgtttgtttttgtgatttccctatttgagttgatatcaggacgttctgttttgtgaccttgtattgtgctggtacctgatattattggttttctgaccaaacaatatcctttagtatttcttgtagctttggtttggtttttgcaaattctctaagcttgtgtttatctgtaaatatcttaatttcgccttcatatttcagagagagttttgctggatatatgatccttggctggcagtttttctccttcagtgctctgtatatgtcgtcccattgccttcttgcctgcatggtttctgctgagtagtctgaacttattcttattgattctcccttgaaggagacctttcttttctccctggctgcttttaaaattttctgtttatctttggttttggcgagtttgatgataatatgtcttggtgtttttctttttggatcaatgttaaatggggttcgataagcatcttggatagatatcctttcgtctttcatgatgtcagggaagttttgtgtcaggagttcttcagctattttctctgtgttttctgtcccctctccctgttctgggactccaatcacccgcaagttatccttcttgatagagtcccacatgattcttagggtttcttcattttttttaattcttttatctgattttttttcagctatgttggtgttgattccctggtcctccagatgtcccagtctgcattctaattgcttgagtctgctcctctgacttcctattgcattgtctaattctgtaattttattgttaatcttttggatctctacatgctgtctctctatggattcttgcaacttattaatttttccactatgttcttgaataatctttttgagttcttcaacagttttatcagtgtgttgcttggctttttctgcagtttgccttatttcgtttgtgatgtcttgaagcattctgtaaattagttttttatattctgtatctgataattccaggattgtatcttcatttgggaaagattttgattcttttgtttggggggttgtagaagctgtcatggtctgcttctttatgtggtttgatatcgattgctgtctccgagccatcactgggaaactagtttttccagaaaatccactaaaaaaaaaatgcagtcagatccctatcagagttctccctctggctcaggctattcagatgttaatgaagctgcctggggagggtgggggagggatcagagagataggagagtagcacctcagaatatagccagagttgcttgtcttgcttggaatgactattatatctgagatttccacggggcacgtcgcctatgtgtgctggctgtgtggagattgcccccggggggtctggcccgctggagtcacggtcagatcctccgctgtcagccccacgcccaaggttaaggttcccctactgggatggtgcactcctgactccaaaatcagttgctgcctcccggggactccccgtcctgcCAGCCGCCTCGCCGCCTccgtgaaccggctgggcccccccggggtcagctcaggagagcagagcagctccccgcgcctgcgcCGCAACcgcgtgtcccggctgggacgcagctctccccgctccaagaccagtctgcctcccggggacttctcccactggctgcgccacCACGCTGCCCGcatgaaccggctgggccccccccggggtcagttcagggggatggagctgctccCTGCGCTTATGCCGCGCCTGCGACCCGCCAAAATCCCggatggctccctggctgggatgctgctctccccgctccaagaccagtcattgcctcccggggacttctgccACCGGCTGTGCCGCCATGCCTcccacgcgaaccggctgggccccctcctggaatgagttcgggggctagggctgggccccttgtttgtgccatctgtCCCCCTGGGCTcagccccaaatcgggctccgaatgtcacctgactggtacactggctccaggctctgaaaacaatcgctgcctccccgtatttgttcgttctctgtctctaaatctgtgtttgttgttcagagttcgtagattgttatgtatgtgattgattcacttgtttttccgagtctttgttgcaagagggatccacggtagcatccgcctagtccgccatcttggccccgcgcCCCCATAATAGAGTTTTTATGTGAGATCACCTTATCCACCTACTCAGCACTAATACTGTGACCAGATGCACTGCTTAGGTTTTTTCATGTGCCTGTGCCAGATGTTTGATTTTACTTAATTTAGACCCTAAATATTCTCCCATAAAGCCCATGTGATGACAGAAAGGTATAAACTTCGTCACTAAGTCCAGTTCTTAAAGGGCAGATATGAACTGTATCTGCACTACAATTGGCTTCACAGGCTCCTGTTTTGGTCTCCACATTTCACACAAACTTAGTTATTCCTCATTGTAAGTCAATTTGCCTTTGTATTATGAGTTCAGTTCGCTATTTGCCTTTATATTATGAGTTCATTTGCAGATGATTTCTGGTGCttaccctttcttctttctcatgTATTGATTTATTCGTTAAGTGGTACTGTGATTTATTGTCTTTTCTCCTTGGTTTTCCTAATGCAGTTGtcgtgtgccattgagtctattccgactcatagggaccccatgtgacagagtagagccgccctataggattttctaggctgtaaattttatgggagcagatcaccaggacttttctcctgtggagctgccaggtgggttccaaccattgaccttttggttagcagctgggcacttaccagggctccttggatttCCTAACAGTCCTTGTTAATTATAATTGACACTATAGCAAGGTTAATGTTCACACCTGAGTGTGAAGTTTAAAGAGAACATTCTCTTCGGGCTCATTATTTTCCTCTACCCTCAACtctttggcaactaacaacaacaacatcctctcCACCTCTACAGAACAGGGAGTAAACTTGAGTATACATTGCGGTGGGTTATTCCAAACCATTTTGATTCATTTACAAATGTACAGAAAACTCTGTATTTCAAAATTacaatattaattattttttactaCTGACATGattaggagcccaggtggtgcagtggttaagagctcaggctgctaaacagaagcctggcatttcaaatccaccagctgctccttggaaatcctgtggggcagttctactctgtcctatagggtcactatgagttggaatcgactggatggcaatgggtttgtgtgtgtgtgtgtgtgtgtgtgtgtgtttaattgtactttagatgaaggtttaccaaacaaactagtttctcatcaaacagttagtacacacattgttctatgacattggttaacaaccccacgacatgtcaacactcttccttttcaatccctgggttccctattaccagctttcctgctcccttctgccttccagtccctaccccaggactggtgcacccctttaatttgttttgttgcatgggcctgttcaatctttggctgaagggtgaacctcaggaatgacctcattactgagctgaaagggtgtctgggggccatactctcagggtttctccagtctgtgtcaggccagcaagtttggtctttctttttgagggcaatgggtttttttaaaatgatatgaTTAGCAACAATATTATCAgattcctttgtgtgtgtgtttttctttcttaaaacatATTCAAATAAGAAAGTGAGTCATATTGCTATTGTTTTAAATAATCCAAAATTTTTACTTGGTAAATATTGAGTGGTGCCAACTTAATCcccaattatttcatttttcttccttctacttctgatatcttattttctttattgttcattttgaaataatttggtTTTGAATTACgcaaaatatttaaaactataCCAAATTCACAACAATAAAACAAGTTTGTTTCAGAAAAGTGTCCCATCCATTCTGCTCCTTCAATTCTTTATCTATTCACTCTATGTAAGCCATTTTATATATTCTGATTCACTTTCTTAGAAATAATTAAGCATATTTTGCATATCGTTCTTCACTTAAAAATATGTTCTAGAGAATATAGAGATAtttctcattcctttttatgttaTACAGAGTATAATGTATTGTATGGATGGtcatatttgggttgtttccagtttttgacttGCTTGTTTTTTGTACTATTACAAATTTTGCTTCAATAAGTAACCTTGTGCATGAAGAAGGATACATTTTTCATGTTAATTTTAAGTAGGAAGTTttatttcatgttgttgttgggacTTGCTGAGCATGAAGTGGTAACACATAACTTTCAGTTTCTCTCCAGATTCCAAGGTCCCCTAGATACTGATGTGAGGGGTTCTGCCAACTTAAATGGAAATTATCTTCCTCACTCAGACAGGATTGGGAATCCTGGGAAACTCCTCCTTCCTTTGTTTTTCTAACCTCACTTTGCTTGTTGGACACAAGTTGAGACCTATAGACCTGATTTTCAACCAGCTGGTTTTAGCCAATGACTTGGCTCTTTTCTCTAAAGGAATTCCTCAGACAATGGCAGCTTTTGGATTGAAATATTTTCTGGATGATGTTGGATGTACACTTGTCTTCTGTTTTCGCCGAGTGGTCAGGGGGGTTTCTCTCAGCACTACAGGACTCCTCAGTGTCTTCCAAGCCATTAAGCTTTGCCCCAATTTCCCCAGGTGGGTGAAGCTTAAAGGTAGATCCCTAAAGTACATTGGCTGGTGCTGTTTCCTCTGCTGGACCCTGAACCTCTTGGTAAATGCCCACATTTCTATGAAAGTGACTGACCAAGTGAAGAGCAAAAACCTAAGTCTGAGAAGATATTATGGATACTGTTCTAAACTCATGCCAAATAGTTTTATTCCCTCAATATTTGGAGTCATATATGTTTCCATTGATGTGATACATTTGGGCACCATGGTCCGGGCAAGTGGCGCAGTGGTCCTTGTCCTGCACAGACACAAGCATCGAGTCCAACACATTCACAGCAATGGCCTCTCCCCCAGACCTTCCCACGAGGCCAGAGCCATACGCACCATCCTTGTTCTGGTGAGCATGTTTGTCTCCTTTTACTCTCTCTCTTCCATTTTGActctttgtgtttctctaattgtGAATCCAGGCCAGTGGCTGGTGGACACCTCTGTGTTCATGGCTTCCTGTTTCCCAGCATTCAGCTCCTTTGTGCTCATCAGCAGTGAGGCCCATGTCTCTCAGTTCTTCTTTGCCTGCTGGACAAGGAAAACAATTTTTCCTAACATGGTTAAATAGCTTTAAGTCTTTTGAGCTCTGTGGAGAATTGACTATTCATTTcatcattttattaatatttatctgCAGCATCCATTCCAGGAAGTCAAACCACTACCTGCAGACAGACTAGGACAGTCCAGGAAGCCAAACAACAATCCCTGTAGCAATGGACCCAAAATGGCCAGGACTTAACTAATAATTGAAAGCTTCCTTAATTTTTGTCTCTGCCTCCAACTATGGGCCAGCCAGAGAAAGCCAAATATACACCATAACCAATCCTATAAAATCCCCACTTCTAGTTAGCCCACCTGCAGCTCCCCCATGCCAACAGCTTTTAATCAGGGCACACCTGCAGTCTTCTCTTTTTCCCCTTATATAACTTTCCATTCTCCTCTCTGCCTGGGAGTCTCCACCAAACACAAGTGGAGCTGCCTGATGGTTTGGCTACAGCAAATTCGGAATAAATAAATAGCCTTTGTTTGTTCTTATTTGGGTATTCTTTGCCTATTTTCACAACAGGGACTCAGATGCTtgtacaccgatgttcattgcagcacttttcacaatagccaaaaggtggaaataacctaaatgtccatcaacagaggaacggataaacaaaatgtagcctATACATATctgtgttgttgatgttgttaggtgccacggagtcagttccgactcatagcaaccctatgtaccacagaaagaaacactgcccggtcctgcgccatccttacaatcgttgttatacttgagcccattgttgcagccactgtgtcaatccatctcattgagggtcttcctcttttccgctgaccctgtactttaccaagcatgatgtccttctccagggactaatcccttctgataacatgtccaaagtatataagatgtaggctcaccacccttgcttctaaggagcattctggttggactttttccaagacagatttgtttgttcttttggcagtccatggtatattcaatattcttcgccaacaccacaattcaaaggcatcaattcttcttcggtcttccttattcatcatccagctttcacatgcatatgatgcaattgaaaataccatgccttgggtcaggtgcacctgtgtctgtcagtttgtcatactgtggggtcttgcatgttgctgtgatgctggaagctatgccactggtattcagatatcagcagggccacccatggaggacaggtttcagctgagcttccagactaagacagactaggaagaaggaaccagcagtctacttctgaaaagaatcagccagtgaaaacattatgaatttatacgtataatggaatattattcagccataaaagtaAGGCACTTCTAATACAGGCTATGatacagatgaaccttgaaaatgttatgttAAGTAAAATAACTCAGACTCTAAAGAatgaatactgtatgatcccacttatgtaaaatatatagaataggaactgcacagagacaaaagtttatcagtggttaccaggggatgAGGAGAGAGAGGAATGGGAATTATTGCTGGgattctgtttggggtgataaaaatatttttggaaatggatagtgatgaCGGTTGCACAGTGGGGTGAATGTGATTAaagtcacagaattgtacatttA
Protein-coding sequences here:
- the LOC126086153 gene encoding vomeronasal type-1 receptor 1-like, with the translated sequence MEIIFLTQTGLGILGNSSFLCFSNLTLLVGHKLRPIDLIFNQLVLANDLALFSKGIPQTMAAFGLKYFLDDVGCTLVFCFRRVVRGVSLSTTGLLSVFQAIKLCPNFPRWVKLKGRSLKYIGWCCFLCWTLNLLVNAHISMKVTDQVKSKNLSLRRYYGYCSKLMPNSFIPSIFGVIYVSIDVIHLGTMVRASGAVVLVLHRHKHRVQHIHSNGLSPRPSHEARAIRTILVLVSMFVSFYSLSSILTLCVSLIVNPGQWLVDTSVFMASCFPAFSSFVLISSEAHVSQFFFACWTRKTIFPNMVK